From Platichthys flesus chromosome 19, fPlaFle2.1, whole genome shotgun sequence:
acAGCTTTATTCAGAATTTTGACCGGATTGAATCAGCCGCTCAGTTTCAtttggagaggaggaaacaactcccatgatcccaggCATCTAATCTCTGTCTTTAGTCATTATATTGACTAAACGAGAATGTGAACTATAGTCCTGCATTCTGAGGAAGTTTTTATTCCCGTTACCTACATGTAAACTTGTTTACATTCAGCTGAAACATTGAAGACTGGCAGACTGGTTGAGTAGCAGACAGACAGTAGGAACTCACTTGCAGCCTGGTGCTCCGGGCAGTCCTTCTGAAAATGTTCCACTGAACCACAAACACGACAGGAGCCTcctgcacatacacaaaccaTTGTTTATATGAGCAGAAAATGTATGATTGTACAGAGATTGTTAGAGTGCATTGATGTTCTGTACCTTGTGCATACATTCCCTTAGGATTATCTGGGCAGGATCGAGACAAGTGTCCAGTCTGACCACAGATGAAGCACTTTGCATACGGGTAATCACCTGAGAGAAAAAGCATGTTAACACAGTTTTAGGATATTAACGCTCTGAAAGCCAACATCCTGTGGGCGGCCCACAAGTGGCTGCAGGGGAGTGTTTACACTGTTTACATGatcttattttaaataaagatgatatTAGCTACAACATTCTTTCATTTTGTCCTGGAAATGCAGTAAAGGAAGATAGTTGGAGCATTCACTTTTCTGCAGAAAAAAGCCAAGAGCTCTGTCTTCTACCTAGGGCTGCTCAATTAATcaaaatttaatcgtgattacgattatggggtcaaacgatctccaaactactataatcgagttgaaacgattaattggcatttttttcgaaagagacgctcatgcgcaattcagtccttcccccaaagcattcagcggcccagctgactggcactcactctcaagcagccgtaaagtgaaggaggcaagttgtgtgtgtggtgatcggcggtgaaaaaaacagcgcaagtggaaaagcagggagggcagcagcagaccctGTAGCGGCCGCGCCGtgcaccgctattctcaagcgcgctcctgcctggctgttcagaccggtgaGACCGGACTCGCATTCCCCCGGCCGGTCAGCCGGtcagagagtgttagggttgccatcattaagggtttgaataaccgggcaccgatatcctggtttcacggaggaataagacacgcagccgtcatcggtgtttaccggaaccggaagtgattaaaaaaataaagcatagacttcagaataagtgCACATATTAgtaatcgtttaaataatcgtgattttgatattctCCAAAATAATCgggattatgatttttttccataatcgagcagccctacttCTACCTAATCATGTTGTACACTCGTGATTGTCCAATAACCAGACGGTCAGCGATTTAGAAAATTTCAGTATGTTTTAATGTCCTCACCGAGAGCCGGGTCAACTTTCGCTTTACATTTGTGGATTTCATGTTCAGTTGAGCCGCAGCGATAGCAGATGTCTCGGCCCATCTCCGCGTCTCCGTCTGCCTCTGGACAGTCTGCCAAACCATGACCTGGCTTCCTGCAGTTAAAGCACATCTGAGGAGAGATAAACAgcatcagaggagagagagaggaacatcTGAGAGAATACACACAATTTGGTACTGATCAATATTGTATTTTCAGGATCGGGTCTTTTACCTTACAGTGCATCTGTTAACTGTTCTGCATCTTTCTCAGTGCTCTAATAGCAACATTTTCGGCCACAGGAAAAAACAGTTGTCAGAGAAAATAACCGTAAAagtccacttcctgttcatCAGCATCCGTCACACTGACTTAGCCCAGCCCACACTAATTTGTTTCTAATTGTTAATTGATAAAGGTCCCAAATGATCAACTGATTATCAGAACAGATGCAGATCTATTAATGTCTAATGATTTCACCTCTTATTCATGTCCTCACACTTCACAGCAACGGCAGGTCTACTATCACAAGTGTGGTTGTTGCGACAGACCAAATATCCGGCACCTATAATAAAGGTTTGAAATCACTCACCATGTTGctctttttgtctgtctgtctctttatccttctgtcctctcttctcctgtctTTCTTCAAGGCCAATTCTACCTCTTCCCTGAAATCCTGGCCTTGCTCAGTCCCTCGATTACCAGCTCCTGGCAGTGGCTGTCCCTTCTGCTGGAGAAACTCCATGAATCCGTTCACATCCTCATTGTCGTAATCCTTTTTCTTGCGGTTTGGTCTTTTCGCAGCGAATCCACCAGACTGAGTCCCCCTTAAGTGGTCACCAGAGCTGCCTGGCTGATCTCTTCCCCTTGTTCTAAGCTGACTCCATGGAGTGGCCTCTGCTGGTTTGTGCTTGTGGACGTTATTGGCTCTCGCCCATCTCGTCATGACTGCAGCTTCTGgctgaggacaaacacagaaacagaataTATCAAGAGGAACAGTTCACAGCAACACTGCAA
This genomic window contains:
- the zcchc9 gene encoding zinc finger CCHC domain-containing protein 9; this encodes MTRWARANNVHKHKPAEATPWSQLRTRGRDQPGSSGDHLRGTQSGGFAAKRPNRKKKDYDNEDVNGFMEFLQQKGQPLPGAGNRGTEQGQDFREEVELALKKDRRREDRRIKRQTDKKSNMMCFNCRKPGHGLADCPEADGDAEMGRDICYRCGSTEHEIHKCKAKVDPALGDYPYAKCFICGQTGHLSRSCPDNPKGMYAQGGSCRVCGSVEHFQKDCPEHQAATNSVTVGWLSNNMSADHEEVHLPVKKTKPKATKVVKF